In the Rhodoferax fermentans genome, ACCACTCTTTGCTGTGCTGCATGCACCTTGAAGCCACGGGCCTCTGGGATCGTCATCAGGATTCTTATAACGACCATTATTCGACGCCTCTCGCGGAAGGAGGTTGCGAATTCGCCTCCAAATGCTCATATTCTTTGCATACAAAAGGATATGGTCATGCGCACCAGAGATAACAGCGTCGTTGTGACGAGCTTGATCCTTTTCCCAAGCTATCGAGGCAACAAAATTCCCCCTGCCAAAAATCTCATCACAAAGAACTTTTAGATAATGGCACTCGTTATCATCTATCGTTATCCATAAAGATCCATCCTCGGACATTAATCGACGAATTAACTCAAGTCGATCACGCATTAAACCGAGCCAAATGGAGTGCTCTAGCCCATCATCGTAGTGCGTAAATGCTGTCCCGGTGTTGTATGGTGGATCAATGAAAACGCATTTCACCTTGCCGGAGAACTCCTGCTCAAGAGCTTTCAGAGCGAGCAGGTTGTCACCAAAAATCAAGTGATTATCGAAACAGTCCTCATCTGAAACGCGGTGTTTTGCGTGATAGCTAAGTTTCGGATCAGCCAATAGAATGCGTGGCTCTAGCTTTGGCCGGATATCTTTGCCGATCCACGTTAGTTCAAGTTTTTGTCTTTTTGTCATAGCGTAAATAATCCGCGTTGCTGTGGAGCAATGATCTGGTCATTCGGCTTGATCTGCTGAGCCGACCGGCGTTTCACGCCATCCTCACTGACCACCTCAATCACCTTCTCTTCAATTAGAAATCCGACCGACTCTCTATAAATCGCAGCAGAAGCCGGGGAATCATTGCAAGTCGTGGCAAACAGAATCCCAAAGCTCACGCCCTCGTCATTGGCATACACCCGCTTCGGAATCTGCTCATTGAGTGCGCTGATGCTGGCCTTCCGCGCCACATCATCAAACTCGAAGCCCAGCACGTTCTGATTTTTGTGGTCAGCGTCATGGTCAGGGTCGTAGCCCACCATCTGGAACATATCCAGACCTGCGCCGCCGTAGTGGATGAAATAGTTGTTGTTGTCCCAATGCACCTCAGTCATGACATCACGCGCTTTGTGGTGCTGCGAGAGGTGAATCAACCAATAGTCACCGTGCCCCTTGTTGTTCCGAATAAAGAACGGCGTGAAATGCTTGGCGCCACATCGAGTGACCAGCGTGCGATACAAGCCACTCTGGATAAACAAGCGCCAATCGCGTTCAGATGACTTGATGTCTTCCATCGAACGGCCGTTCAGAACGTCTGGGATTCCGATCTCGTCCAACAGCGACTGCGTGAGCTTTCCATCACTTGCGTAGTTCAGAAAAGAATCCACTCCGAAGGTCAGGATGACTTCGGCACTCGGCAGTTTCGCAAATATCTTCTGAATAAGTTGAGTCGGCACTTCCTTGTAGCCGTATTGATCGAGTGCGAAGATTGAACGCCCATTCCTTGGACTCTTGCGCTTCACGAAATCAATAATGCTATCGGCCTGATCCTGAAACTTTGCATGTTGCAGGTGAATGGTGTTGCCGATCTGGGTGCCGTACCCATCGTCACGCAGCACCTTGTCTAAATGTGAGTGTGCATGCTTGTCGGCTTCCACAAAAAAATAATCAACCTCCAGCCGGACAGGCTTTCTGCGGTCTTTATTAATCAGATATTCCGCTTCACGCGTCGCATTCAGAAATATGAACGGCGATCCTTTGACCAGTTCACGGGTATCGTTGTGAACATAGAGGCCGCCACCAGCGAAACCATCAACCAGTGTTAAGCGCAACAGATCTTGATTTGGCGAACTGACCAAAGTTTTGAAATAAGCCGCAAGGTAGGACTGCAATATCCTGTGCTTGGCGACACTGTGCTGCTGAATGAAATCAGGCCCGTTCTTCCAGTTGTATGGTTTGCGTGACATAGAAGCCCTTAGACGTGGGATGAAAATTCGGGCATGTCGTCCCACGTCCGACCGTCAAGCAGCCTCCCGTTGGCTTTTTTCGAGCGTTTCTTGCCATCAACACCCCAGCCGCCCCATTGCTTGAAGAAGAACTGTACTGATTGCTCTACGCATTGCTGCTGGATACTCTCGACCCATTCGAGCTTCATCGGACGTGCTTTGGGGCCAGACTCGCCGCCAACGATGACCCAATGAATATCCGTCAAATCGAGTTCGCCAACATCATCCAAGAGCGGCTCCACTGAAAGGAAGCGAATTCTTGCATCGACTTTTCGGAGGTGATTAATTCGGGGGACACCGTATTCTTTATCTTCAACCGATACGCCAATCCACGCATTGGTTGGAACAGCCCGATGCTTAAAGAAAGATGCAAGCCGCTCCGCACGTTTCGTGAGAACTTGAAAGGTATGGTGTGGGCAACGCTGAATGACATCAAAAACTTGCTCGATGTATTCATCAGATACGCTCTTGTGAAACAGGTCTGACATGGAGTTGACGAAATACACCGTCGGCTTCTTTCGGCGCAGTGGTTCTTCCAACCTCTCCGGTAGAACTGTGAGCTTGAAGCCATTCGCATATCCGGGCGTTCCCATTGCCTGCAGCCGCTTTGACATTGCCTCTGCATAGCAGTTCTTGCAACCGGGGGAAATCTTGGTGCATCCCACCGTGGGATTCCAAGTTGCCTCAGTCCATTCAATTCGGCTTAACTGTGTCATTTCATCCGTCTCCGATTTCGTTCTCGCAGCCGCGAGAGCGATCCACAGAATTTGTCTAGTGCGCCTGTCAGCATTTCAAATCTGCGGGGCTTGCGTCGCCAGATAACGGAATACTCTTTCCTGTGGAAAGGCTTCTCTCCGATCTGCGATCTGTTTCACAGCGTTGTATGCCTCTGCCTGCTCAAGACCGTAAATAGCAGACATGCAACTGTCCAGCAAACGCACCGTGCTGCCCTGACTTTGAAAGTAGGACAGTACGCTGCGCCCTTGTCCCACTAGCGGTCTGGCTTTGTCCCAGCACACCTGCCGACATTGGTCGAGGGGAGCACTCAGCAACTCATTGAGCTGTGTCTGTCGTAGTACATCCGCCTCATTGACCAGGGTGCGGCAACGCTTGGCTAAGACGGCCGCCACCACAAAGGCACCATGCTTGTAGAAAAGCCCCTCTGCGCCTTTTGTTGCTGCTGCATTGGAGGCGAGGACATCTCGAACAAAGCGAAAGAACTTCACCTTGTTGACAAGTTGCGCCCCAGTCAGCGTATGCGTGAACAGCGACTGGTATTCACTGGACTCAGCGTTTTGGAACCGGGAAATTTCGTTCTTGAGCCAGAACGGATAACGCGAATCGACCTCGAACAAGGCCAAAGCCTTCATGGCTTGCTCGATGGTGATGATGCTGGTTGATACCTCAGCGTTGCGAGGCGTTGCTTCGGGCCGATAGTGGTAGCTGTAGCCCAAATATGCCAACTCGCGGCGTAGCTCTTCTTGCCGAGGATCAAGGGACGCGAAGTTGCCAGTCGAAACGGGGTTCTGATGGTTGCGTGCCCGAGTCACAGACCGGCCGAACCTGCCCTCCGAATCAGCCTTAATGATTGTTATCAGAACCTTGGCATCGGAAATGTCACAACCTGGGTTCTGTGCGACGAACTCTGCGGCAGATGAAATCGTCTGGGCTCCGTTAATTAC is a window encoding:
- a CDS encoding DUF5131 family protein — encoded protein: MTQLSRIEWTEATWNPTVGCTKISPGCKNCYAEAMSKRLQAMGTPGYANGFKLTVLPERLEEPLRRKKPTVYFVNSMSDLFHKSVSDEYIEQVFDVIQRCPHHTFQVLTKRAERLASFFKHRAVPTNAWIGVSVEDKEYGVPRINHLRKVDARIRFLSVEPLLDDVGELDLTDIHWVIVGGESGPKARPMKLEWVESIQQQCVEQSVQFFFKQWGGWGVDGKKRSKKANGRLLDGRTWDDMPEFSSHV
- a CDS encoding site-specific DNA-methyltransferase, whose translation is MTKRQKLELTWIGKDIRPKLEPRILLADPKLSYHAKHRVSDEDCFDNHLIFGDNLLALKALEQEFSGKVKCVFIDPPYNTGTAFTHYDDGLEHSIWLGLMRDRLELIRRLMSEDGSLWITIDDNECHYLKVLCDEIFGRGNFVASIAWEKDQARHNDAVISGAHDHILLYAKNMSIWRRIRNLLPREASNNGRYKNPDDDPRGPWLQGACSTAKSGTEKIDTLFHCRQVDQ
- a CDS encoding three-Cys-motif partner protein TcmP, which gives rise to MSRKPYNWKNGPDFIQQHSVAKHRILQSYLAAYFKTLVSSPNQDLLRLTLVDGFAGGGLYVHNDTRELVKGSPFIFLNATREAEYLINKDRRKPVRLEVDYFFVEADKHAHSHLDKVLRDDGYGTQIGNTIHLQHAKFQDQADSIIDFVKRKSPRNGRSIFALDQYGYKEVPTQLIQKIFAKLPSAEVILTFGVDSFLNYASDGKLTQSLLDEIGIPDVLNGRSMEDIKSSERDWRLFIQSGLYRTLVTRCGAKHFTPFFIRNNKGHGDYWLIHLSQHHKARDVMTEVHWDNNNYFIHYGGAGLDMFQMVGYDPDHDADHKNQNVLGFEFDDVARKASISALNEQIPKRVYANDEGVSFGILFATTCNDSPASAAIYRESVGFLIEEKVIEVVSEDGVKRRSAQQIKPNDQIIAPQQRGLFTL